The Bos indicus x Bos taurus breed Angus x Brahman F1 hybrid chromosome 15, Bos_hybrid_MaternalHap_v2.0, whole genome shotgun sequence genome includes a window with the following:
- the LOC113905353 gene encoding transcription initiation factor TFIID subunit 9-like: MESGKMASPKSMPKDAQMMAQILKDMGITEYEPRLINQMLEFAFRYVTTILDDAKIYSSHAKKATVDADDVRLAVQCRADQSFTSPPARDFLLDTARQRDQTPFPLIKPHSGPRLPPDRYCLTAPNYRLKSLQRKTSTSAGRMTVPRLSGGSVTSRPSTPTLGTPTPPAMSISTKVGTPVSLTGQRFTVQMPTSQSPAVKASIPATPAVQNVLINLSLIGSKNILITTNMVSSQNTASEASNALKRKHDDDDDDDDDDYDNL, translated from the coding sequence ATGGAGTCTGGCAAGATGGCTTCTCCCAAGAGCATGCCGAAAGATGCACAGATGATGGCACAAATCCTGAAGGATATGGGGATTACAGAATATGAACCGAGACTTATAAATCAGATGTTGGAGTTTGCCTTCCGATATGTGACCACAATTCTAGATGATGCAAAAATTTATTCAAGTCATGCTAAGAAAGCTACTGTCGATGCAGATGATGTGCGATTGGCAGTGCAGTGTCGTGCTGACCAGTCTTTTACCTCTCCTCCAGCAAGAGATTTTTTATTGGATACTGCaaggcaaagagatcaaacccctTTCCCATTGATCAAGCCACATTCAGGTCCTAGATTGCCACCTGATAGGTATTGCTTGACTGCTCCAAATTATAGACTTAAGTCTTTACAAAGAAAGACGTCTACTTCTGCAGGAAGAATGACAGTTCCGCGGTTAAGTGGTGGTTCAGTTACCAGCAGACCAAGCACTCCCACGCTTGGCACACCAACCCCACCAGCCATGTCCATTTCAACTAAAGTAGGGACTCCAGTGTCCCTCACAGGGCAAAGGTTCACAGTACAGATGCCCACTTCACAGTCCCCAGCTGTAAAAGCTTCAATTCCTGCAACACCAGCAGTTCAGAATGTTCTAATTAATCTGTCGTTAATTGGGTCCAAAAATATTCTTATTACCACTAACATGGTCTCATCACAAAATACTGCCAGTGAAGCATCAAATGCattgaaaagaaaacatgatGATGACGACGATGATGACGACGATGACTATGATAATTTGTAA